A window of Pseudodesulfovibrio hydrargyri contains these coding sequences:
- a CDS encoding CoB--CoM heterodisulfide reductase iron-sulfur subunit A family protein, with translation MNIGVFVCHCGSNIAGTVDTEAVAKAALNFREVVFATDTMYACSEPGQAGIVDAIKTYDLDGVVVASCTPRMHEATFRRTLERAGLNKYMFEMANIREHVSWVGKDKEANTRKAEELVHMAVEKLRRNDYLEAGEFDINKRVMVIGGGVAGIQAALDCADGGLEVVLVEREPSIGGKMSKLDKTFPTVDCSSCILGPKMVDVAQHPNITLYTLSEVDSVKGFVGNFDVTVRRKAAYVDWDACTGCGECATKCPSKKTPDRFNEFIGTTTAINIPFPQAIPKKASINPEACIMLTKGKCGACAKACPTEAIRFDQQDELVTEQVGAIIAATGYDLFDFTKYGEYGGGRYPDVITSMQYERLLSASGPTEGHIKRPSDGTEPKDIVFIQCVGSRDKSIGRPYCSGFCCMYTAKQTILTKDHMPDSQSYVFYMDIRSPGKNYDEFTRRAMEEYGARYIRGRVSAIQPKNGRYLVKGADTLLGQQVEIEADLIVLAVGAEAAKGAGELAEKLRISYDPYGFFLEGHPKLKPVETNTAGIYLAGSCQGPKDIPSSVAQGDAAAAKVLALFSKDKLASDPQVSGVKLVRCIGCGKCESVCPFGAIEMIDFRGMPKASVVETVCQGCGVCTAACPQGAIQLRHFTDNQILAEVNTLCL, from the coding sequence ATGAATATCGGAGTCTTCGTCTGCCACTGCGGCAGCAACATCGCCGGAACCGTGGACACCGAGGCCGTGGCCAAGGCGGCCCTGAACTTTCGCGAAGTGGTCTTCGCCACGGACACCATGTACGCCTGCTCCGAACCGGGCCAGGCGGGCATCGTGGACGCCATCAAGACCTATGACCTGGACGGCGTGGTCGTGGCCTCCTGCACCCCGCGCATGCACGAGGCGACCTTCCGGCGCACCCTGGAGAGGGCGGGCCTGAACAAGTACATGTTCGAGATGGCCAACATCCGGGAGCACGTCTCCTGGGTCGGCAAGGACAAGGAGGCCAACACCCGCAAGGCCGAGGAACTGGTCCACATGGCCGTCGAAAAGCTGCGCCGCAACGACTATCTCGAGGCCGGCGAGTTCGACATCAACAAGCGGGTCATGGTCATCGGCGGCGGCGTGGCCGGAATCCAGGCCGCCCTGGACTGCGCCGACGGCGGGCTCGAAGTGGTCCTGGTCGAGCGCGAGCCGAGCATCGGCGGCAAGATGTCCAAGCTCGACAAGACCTTCCCCACCGTGGACTGTTCGAGCTGCATCCTCGGCCCCAAGATGGTCGACGTGGCCCAGCACCCGAACATCACCCTGTACACCCTGTCCGAGGTGGACTCGGTCAAGGGATTCGTCGGCAACTTCGACGTCACCGTGCGCCGCAAGGCCGCGTACGTGGACTGGGACGCCTGCACCGGGTGCGGGGAATGCGCCACCAAGTGCCCGAGCAAGAAGACCCCGGACCGCTTCAACGAATTCATCGGTACGACCACGGCCATCAACATCCCGTTTCCCCAGGCCATTCCCAAGAAGGCGTCCATCAACCCGGAGGCCTGCATCATGCTGACCAAGGGCAAGTGCGGCGCCTGCGCCAAGGCCTGCCCCACCGAGGCCATCCGCTTCGACCAGCAGGACGAACTGGTCACCGAGCAGGTGGGCGCGATCATCGCGGCCACGGGCTACGACCTGTTCGACTTCACCAAGTACGGCGAATACGGCGGCGGCCGGTATCCGGACGTGATCACGTCCATGCAGTACGAGCGCCTGCTGTCCGCCTCCGGCCCCACCGAGGGGCACATCAAGCGGCCGTCCGACGGGACCGAGCCCAAGGACATCGTCTTCATCCAGTGCGTGGGCTCCCGCGACAAGTCCATCGGCCGCCCTTACTGCTCCGGCTTCTGCTGCATGTACACGGCCAAGCAGACCATCCTGACCAAGGACCACATGCCCGACTCCCAGTCCTACGTCTTCTACATGGACATCCGCTCACCCGGTAAGAACTACGACGAGTTCACCCGGCGGGCCATGGAGGAATACGGGGCCCGGTACATCCGGGGCAGGGTCTCGGCCATCCAGCCCAAGAACGGCCGCTACCTGGTCAAGGGCGCGGACACGCTGCTCGGCCAGCAGGTGGAGATCGAGGCCGACCTGATCGTTCTCGCCGTGGGGGCCGAGGCCGCCAAGGGCGCGGGCGAGCTGGCCGAGAAGCTGCGCATCTCCTACGACCCGTACGGATTCTTCCTGGAGGGACACCCCAAGCTCAAGCCGGTCGAGACCAACACCGCGGGCATCTACCTCGCAGGGTCCTGCCAGGGCCCCAAGGACATCCCGTCCTCGGTGGCCCAGGGCGACGCGGCCGCGGCCAAGGTCCTGGCCCTGTTCTCCAAGGACAAGCTGGCCAGCGATCCCCAGGTCTCGGGCGTCAAGCTGGTGCGCTGCATCGGCTGCGGCAAGTGCGAATCGGTCTGCCCCTTCGGGGCCATCGAGATGATCGACTTCCGGGGCATGCCCAAGGCCTCGGTCGTCGAGACCGTATGCCAGGGCTGCGGCGTATGCACGGCCGCCTGCCCGCAGGGGGCCATCCAGCTCCGCCACTTCACCGACAACCAGATACTCGCCGAGGTGAACACCTTATGTCTGTAA
- a CDS encoding 4Fe-4S dicluster domain-containing protein — protein MSSSPKTFDSEFIAEVQRESEQNLALCYQCGNCTAGCPVSFAYDYPVNQIMRLVQAGRKQEALSSHAIWLCASCETCTTRCPNDIDVARIMDVLRHMARREDIVSEKAVGAFWKAFLESVEKHGRVFELGLMANYVSKTGRMFTDVDLAPMALRKGKLGLRAHDIKKLAEIRGIFDRYREQKQ, from the coding sequence ATGTCATCCAGCCCGAAGACCTTTGATTCAGAATTCATCGCCGAGGTGCAGCGGGAGAGCGAGCAGAACCTCGCCCTTTGCTACCAATGCGGCAACTGCACCGCCGGGTGCCCGGTTTCCTTCGCCTACGACTATCCGGTCAACCAGATCATGCGCCTGGTCCAGGCCGGGAGGAAGCAGGAAGCCCTGTCCTCCCACGCCATCTGGCTGTGCGCCTCCTGCGAGACCTGCACCACCCGGTGTCCCAACGACATCGACGTGGCCAGGATCATGGACGTCCTGCGCCACATGGCCCGGCGCGAGGACATCGTCAGCGAAAAGGCGGTCGGCGCCTTCTGGAAGGCCTTCCTGGAATCCGTGGAAAAGCACGGCCGCGTCTTCGAGCTCGGGCTCATGGCCAACTACGTGAGCAAGACCGGCCGGATGTTCACCGACGTGGACCTGGCCCCCATGGCCCTGCGCAAGGGCAAGCTGGGCCTGAGGGCCCACGACATCAAGAAATTGGCTGAAATCCGAGGGATTTTCGACCGCTATCGGGAGCAGAAACAATGA
- a CDS encoding 4Fe-4S dicluster domain-containing protein produces the protein MLTARYIADDKLMPWLLSLAETRQVLAPVRQGGQTLFAPLDADSQLDLEGLADASAKAALLPRCETLLEFHYSKGEGVPSRTELEVRETLPDRDAFLFGARPCDAKGFTVFDRVYDGGSRRDIYYCTRRDKTIVAALACTDPADTCFCNRVGGGPGDTDGSDILFTPVEGGYVIEPVTERGEAFLAEQPLVEAEGRLEEARQVRKDVAESMPGGDPLGGAQGEVLRLFDDQEFWGGVAAKCLSCGACSYLCPTCYCFNMTDEINGDDGVRVRTWDNCMSFQFTLEGSGHNPRNGKAQRMRNRIGHKFSYYPELHDGNLACVGCGRCIVHCPVSMDVRAIVAQARDRALAKQEHAND, from the coding sequence ATGCTCACCGCACGATACATCGCCGACGACAAGCTCATGCCCTGGCTCCTTTCCCTGGCCGAGACCCGGCAGGTCCTGGCGCCGGTGCGACAGGGGGGACAGACTCTCTTCGCGCCGCTTGATGCGGACAGCCAGCTGGATCTGGAGGGGCTGGCCGACGCATCAGCCAAAGCCGCACTGCTCCCCCGCTGCGAAACACTGTTGGAGTTCCACTACTCCAAGGGCGAGGGCGTGCCGTCCCGGACCGAACTCGAGGTCCGCGAGACCCTGCCCGACCGGGACGCCTTCCTGTTCGGGGCCCGGCCCTGCGACGCCAAGGGGTTCACCGTGTTCGACCGCGTTTACGACGGCGGCTCCCGCCGGGACATCTACTACTGCACCCGCCGGGACAAGACCATCGTGGCCGCCCTGGCCTGCACCGATCCCGCGGACACCTGTTTCTGCAACCGCGTGGGCGGCGGCCCCGGCGACACGGACGGCTCGGATATCCTGTTCACGCCCGTGGAGGGCGGCTACGTGATCGAGCCCGTGACCGAGCGGGGCGAGGCGTTCCTGGCGGAACAGCCCCTGGTGGAGGCCGAAGGCCGGTTGGAGGAGGCCCGCCAGGTCCGCAAGGACGTTGCCGAGTCCATGCCCGGAGGCGATCCCCTGGGCGGGGCCCAGGGCGAAGTGCTCCGGCTCTTCGACGACCAGGAATTCTGGGGCGGGGTGGCGGCCAAGTGCCTCAGCTGCGGCGCGTGCAGCTACCTCTGCCCGACCTGCTACTGCTTCAACATGACCGACGAGATCAACGGCGACGACGGTGTCCGGGTACGGACCTGGGACAACTGCATGTCCTTCCAGTTCACCCTGGAGGGCAGCGGCCACAACCCGCGCAACGGGAAGGCCCAGCGCATGCGCAACCGGATCGGCCACAAGTTCAGCTACTATCCCGAACTGCACGACGGCAACCTCGCCTGCGTGGGATGCGGGCGGTGCATCGTGCATTGCCCCGTGTCCATGGACGTCCGGGCCATCGTCGCCCAAGCGCGGGACCGCGCCTTGGCCAAACAGGAGCACGCCAATGACTAG
- a CDS encoding FAD/NAD(P)-binding protein, protein MTSTDASNLYLPDMGTIQEVIEETANIKTFRITLNNPDAMRNFRFEPGQVGQLSVFGVGESTFVINSTPTRMDYLQFSVMRVGELTEKLHKLRPGDQVGVRAPLGNSFPYKEMRGKDIVFVGGGIGMAPLRTLLLYMLDNRDDYGKITLLYGARSPFDMAFSYELPDWLEREDMTTELTVDNGTPDWPHHVGLIPNVLKEMAPSAENAFAVTCGPPIMIKFTIEALHTLGFKDEQIITTLEKRMKCGVGICGRCNIGTKYVCKDGPVFTNKQLKELPNEL, encoded by the coding sequence ATGACTAGCACCGACGCGAGCAATCTGTATCTTCCCGACATGGGCACCATCCAGGAAGTGATTGAGGAGACGGCGAACATCAAGACGTTCCGCATCACCCTCAACAACCCCGATGCCATGCGGAACTTCCGGTTCGAGCCGGGACAGGTGGGACAACTGTCCGTCTTCGGCGTGGGCGAATCCACCTTTGTCATCAACTCCACCCCCACCCGCATGGACTACCTGCAGTTCAGCGTCATGCGCGTGGGCGAGCTGACCGAGAAGTTGCACAAGCTGCGCCCGGGCGACCAGGTCGGCGTGCGCGCCCCCCTGGGCAACAGCTTCCCCTACAAGGAGATGCGGGGCAAGGACATCGTCTTCGTCGGCGGCGGCATCGGCATGGCCCCGCTGCGGACCCTGCTTCTGTACATGCTCGACAACCGCGACGACTACGGCAAGATCACCCTGCTCTACGGCGCGCGCAGCCCCTTTGACATGGCCTTCAGCTACGAACTGCCCGACTGGCTCGAGCGCGAGGACATGACCACCGAGCTGACCGTGGACAACGGCACCCCGGACTGGCCGCACCACGTGGGACTGATCCCCAACGTGCTCAAGGAGATGGCCCCCTCGGCCGAGAACGCCTTTGCCGTGACCTGCGGCCCGCCGATCATGATCAAGTTCACCATAGAGGCCCTGCACACGCTGGGCTTCAAGGACGAGCAGATCATCACCACCCTGGAGAAGAGAATGAAGTGCGGGGTGGGCATCTGCGGCCGGTGCAACATAGGCACCAAGTACGTCTGCAAGGACGGCCCGGTCTTCACCAACAAGCAGCTCAAGGAGCTGCCCAACGAATTATAG
- a CDS encoding 4Fe-4S dicluster domain-containing protein, which produces MASSIDDLKTEIKKALPGLDMVIAWAAGPDPLSHTPLFITEEADVERIEWDPRCSQNLAGYLPGLRGKKVGIVVKGCDARSLVELLQEKLIDREDVTIFGLHCTGAVDARAARKALGSLRGGLESVSVNGGTASFSMSGEPRTLPLAEVLQKKCFTCTGADAEVCDHFIGEHGEPPRVTETPATTLEELEAMSMEERLHFWEDQMSRCIRCYACRSACPLCVCQDHCAAQSREPHWVDQTDHPREKLMFQAIHALHTAGRCTECGECERACPMGLPIMTLKQALNRSIQDLFDYRAGTDPDQAPPLFEFREEEKNIKEREW; this is translated from the coding sequence ATGGCATCATCCATTGACGATCTGAAAACCGAGATAAAGAAAGCGCTGCCCGGCCTCGACATGGTCATCGCCTGGGCGGCGGGCCCCGATCCCCTGAGCCACACCCCGCTGTTCATCACCGAAGAGGCGGATGTCGAACGTATCGAATGGGACCCCCGCTGTTCCCAGAACCTGGCGGGATACCTGCCCGGCCTTCGCGGCAAGAAGGTCGGCATCGTGGTCAAGGGGTGCGACGCCCGGTCCCTGGTCGAACTGCTCCAGGAGAAGCTCATCGACCGCGAGGACGTGACCATCTTCGGCCTGCACTGCACCGGTGCGGTGGACGCCCGGGCGGCGCGCAAGGCGCTGGGCTCGTTGCGCGGCGGCCTGGAATCCGTGTCCGTGAACGGCGGGACCGCGAGCTTCTCCATGTCCGGTGAGCCCAGGACCCTGCCCCTGGCCGAGGTGTTGCAGAAAAAATGCTTCACCTGCACCGGGGCCGACGCCGAGGTCTGCGACCACTTCATCGGCGAGCACGGCGAACCGCCCCGGGTGACCGAGACCCCGGCCACCACCCTGGAGGAGCTGGAGGCCATGAGCATGGAGGAGCGCCTGCACTTCTGGGAGGACCAGATGAGCCGCTGCATCCGCTGCTACGCCTGCCGGTCCGCCTGCCCCCTGTGCGTCTGCCAGGACCACTGCGCGGCCCAGAGCCGTGAGCCCCACTGGGTGGACCAGACCGACCACCCCCGGGAAAAACTCATGTTCCAGGCCATCCACGCCCTGCACACGGCCGGGCGCTGCACCGAATGCGGCGAATGCGAGCGGGCCTGCCCCATGGGGCTGCCGATCATGACCCTGAAGCAGGCCCTCAACCGCAGCATTCAGGACCTGTTCGACTACCGGGCCGGGACCGACCCGGACCAGGCCCCGCCGCTGTTCGAATTCCGTGAAGAGGAGAAAAACATCAAGGAGAGGGAGTGGTAA
- a CDS encoding hydrogenase iron-sulfur subunit: protein MSVNEGKELRIIGFLCNWCSYAGADTAGVGRFAQPTDLRIVRLPCTGRINPLFIVRAFMNGADGVLVSGCHPRDCHYSEGNFYARRRLEVLKALLPVIGVDPGRFEYTWVSASEGQRWRSVVTSFTEQVHALGPMPGFKSGTSLDMCLCHMDQTQAL, encoded by the coding sequence ATGTCTGTAAACGAAGGAAAGGAACTGCGGATCATCGGCTTCCTTTGCAACTGGTGCTCCTATGCGGGAGCCGACACCGCGGGCGTGGGCCGGTTCGCCCAGCCCACGGACCTGCGCATCGTCAGGCTGCCCTGCACGGGCCGCATCAACCCGCTGTTCATCGTCCGCGCGTTCATGAACGGGGCCGACGGCGTGCTCGTCTCCGGCTGCCATCCAAGGGACTGCCACTATTCCGAAGGCAACTTCTACGCCCGCAGGCGGCTCGAGGTCCTCAAGGCCCTGCTGCCCGTCATCGGCGTCGATCCCGGCCGCTTCGAATATACCTGGGTCTCGGCCTCCGAGGGCCAGCGCTGGCGGTCGGTGGTCACCAGCTTCACCGAGCAGGTGCACGCGCTGGGCCCCATGCCCGGCTTCAAGTCCGGAACCAGCCTGGACATGTGCCTGTGTCACATGGACCAGACCCAGGCCCTTTAA
- a CDS encoding CoB--CoM heterodisulfide reductase iron-sulfur subunit B family protein, with protein sequence MSLCYAYYPGCSGLGTSLEYDTSTRALCESLGIELVEIPDWNCCGSTPAHAVDHLLSACLVGRNLGIADDMAEERKLDGILTPCPSCLKNLKTTQHRLADPEFHRKVELVVGRTLTADLPIKSVLQMLVEDLGLEALAKLVQKPLAGLKVVPYYGCIMIRPPQIMQFDDPENPMALDNLLAELGAEVLPFALKTDCCGASLGTTRKDVIAKLSGRILDAAEEAGADAIVTACPLCQLNLDMRQSQINKANHSGHNMPVFYYTQLAGLAAGQGETSTMMDKLCVSPRPLLASLAGRTGEGA encoded by the coding sequence ATGAGTCTGTGTTACGCGTATTATCCGGGATGCTCGGGACTCGGCACCTCGCTCGAGTACGACACCTCCACCCGCGCCCTGTGCGAAAGCCTGGGCATCGAGCTGGTGGAGATCCCCGACTGGAACTGTTGCGGCTCCACCCCGGCCCACGCGGTCGATCACCTGCTGTCAGCCTGCCTGGTGGGCCGCAACCTGGGCATCGCCGACGACATGGCCGAAGAGCGGAAACTCGACGGCATCCTCACGCCCTGCCCCAGCTGCCTGAAGAATCTCAAGACCACCCAGCACCGGCTGGCCGATCCCGAATTCCACCGCAAAGTGGAACTGGTGGTCGGGCGGACGCTGACGGCCGACCTGCCGATCAAATCCGTGCTCCAGATGCTGGTCGAGGACCTCGGCCTCGAAGCCCTGGCCAAGCTGGTCCAAAAGCCCCTGGCCGGACTCAAGGTGGTCCCCTACTACGGCTGCATCATGATCCGCCCGCCGCAGATCATGCAGTTCGATGACCCGGAAAACCCCATGGCCCTGGACAACCTGCTGGCCGAACTGGGGGCCGAGGTCCTGCCCTTCGCCCTGAAGACCGACTGTTGCGGCGCGTCCCTGGGCACCACCCGCAAGGACGTCATCGCCAAGCTTTCCGGGCGCATTCTGGACGCGGCCGAGGAGGCCGGGGCCGACGCCATCGTCACGGCCTGCCCCCTGTGCCAGCTGAACCTGGACATGCGCCAGTCGCAGATCAACAAGGCCAATCACAGCGGGCACAACATGCCCGTCTTCTACTATACGCAACTTGCCGGCCTTGCCGCCGGGCAGGGCGAGACGAGCACCATGATGGACAAACTCTGCGTCAGTCCGCGTCCCCTGCTCGCCTCCCTGGCCGGGCGCACCGGAGAGGGGGCCTAA